The DNA sequence CATCCCCACGCACGGCGACGGATCCTATCTCGGATCGGCCGTCGGTGGTCGCCGTACCGATCACGCGTACCTGGCGCAGATCGCGCAGGCGATCGACCATCTCGGCTTTCAGGGCGCCCTGCTTCCCACGGGGCGTTCCTGCGAGGATGCCTGGGTCGTGGCCTCTTCGCTGCTTCCGTTGACGAAGCGCATGAAATTCCTGGTCGCGATTCGTCCCGGCCTGATGTCCCCCGGCGTCGCGGCCCGCATGGCCGCGACGTTCGATCGCCTGTCCGCAGGCAGGCTGGCCGTGAACATTGTGACCGGCGGCGACCCCGCCGAAGCGGCGGGCGATGGCTTGCACCTGTCGCACGATGAACGATACGCGCTCACCGACGAGTTTCTCTCTGCCTGGCGCCAGTTGTCCTCTGGCGAGACGACGAACTTCAAGGGCGCCTACCTCGACATTCGCGATGGCCACCTGCTGTTCGGTCCCGTGCAACGCCCCTATCCGCCGCTTTACTTCGGCGGGTCATCGGAGCCGGCCCTGCGCGTGGCCGCCCGGCACGTGGATGTGTATCTCACGTGGGGCGAACCGCTCGAACTGGTGGCGGAGAAGATCGCCCGCGTGCGCGAGCTGGCGGAAGAAGAGAACCGCACGCTGCGCTTCGGTATTCGCCTGCACGTCATTGTCCGGGAAACGAACGACGAAGCCTGGGCCGCGGCCGACCGGTTGATCAGCCAGCTCGACGACGAGACGATCGCGCGGGCGCAGCAGACGCTGGGACAGCACGACTCGGTGGGGCAGCGTCGCATGAGGGAACTCCACGGCGGACGTCGCGACTCGCTCACCATTGCGCCGAATCTCTGGGCCGGCGTGGGGCTCGTGCGTGGCGGGGCCGGCACGGCGCTCGTCGGCGATCCCGACTCGATCGCCGAGCGGATGCAAGAGTATGCCTCGCTCGGGATCGACACGTTCATCCTGTCTGGCTACCCACACCTCGAAGAGGCGTATCGCGTGGCGGAGTTGCTCTTTCCGAAGCTGCGTCTCGATCAGCGTCCGGCCGTCGCGCACGCTTCTCGAGATACGGCGGTGGGAGAAATCGTCGGCCATCGAGCCTTTCCGAAAGTCCCCCAGGCGGCGAGTTGAGTTCCATGGCGCGCGTGGCTCCAGTTCGGCGTCCCTGGACGGCCCTGACTCCCTGGGTCGTGCCGCTCGTCTTGCTGCTGGTGTGGCAGGCAGCGGCCTCGGCCGGATGGCTCTCCACGCGCATCTTGCCGGCGCCGCTCGACGTGGCCAAGGCTGCTTGGCGTCTGGCCGTGAACGGCGAACTGTGGCGCAACATCGCGGTCAGCTTTCGCCGCGCCGGCCTCGGTTTCCTGATCGGTGGAAGCGTCGGTTTCGCCCTCGGCATCGCCAACGGCATGTTCGTCTGGAGCGAGCGATTCCTCGACAGCTCGTTGCAAATGGTGCGCACCATTCCGCATCTGGCGCTCGTGCCGCTGGTTATCCTGTGGTTCGGCATCGGAGAGCAGGCCAAGCTCTTTCTGGTCTCGGTGGGCGTGCTGTTTCCGATTTATTTGAACACGTTCCACGGCATTCGATCGGTCGATCCTGGCTTGATCGAGATGGGACGCCTCTACGGCCTGGGGTGGTGGTCCCTCTTCCGGCAAATCATCTTGCCCGGTGCGCTCCCTTCGATCCTGGTTGGCGTGCGGTACGCCCTGGGCATCATGTGGCTGACCTTGATCGTGGCCGAGACCATCTCTGCCAGCGAGGGCATCGGCTACATGGCGATGAACGCGCGCGAGTTTCTGCGGACCGATGTGGTCGTGCTGAGCATCGTGCTCTACGCCCTCTTGGGCAAACTGGCGGATAGCGCCGCACGACACCTGGAACGGCGTTGGCTGGCATGGCATCCGAATTATGCTCGCCCGCAAGCGACGACTCTCTCAGCGCGAGAACAAGCCGCATGAGTGTCGTCGCGACCAAACACCCGATCGTGTCTCCCCATGCCCAAGCCAGCACGCTGCGTTTGCAGCGGTTGAGCAAATCCTTCGGCGACCGCCAGGTGCTGCCTGTACTGGACCTGCAGGTGGCACCTGGCGAGTTCGTCGCCATCGTCGGCCGTAGCGGATCGGGCAAGAGCACGCTGCTCCGCTTGCTCGCCGGGCTCGAAGCGCCTACGGGCGGAGCGATCGAGATCGACGGCACGCCCCTCGTCGGCTTGAACCGTGCCGCGAGAATGATGTTTCAAGACGCGCGTCTGCTCCCCTGGATGACGGTACTCGAGAACGTCGGCATCGAGCGGCAACCGGAATGGCGCCAGCAGGCCGAGCACGTGCTTTCGCTAGTCGGGCTGGCGGGGCGCGAAGGCGACTGGCCGGCGACGCTCTCCGGCGGCCAGCGACAACGCGTGGCGCTGGCCCGAGCGCTCGTTAGCCGACCGCGACTCCTGCTGCTCGACGAACCGCTCGGCAGCGTCGATGCCCTGACGCGACTCGAAATGCAGCAACTGATCGAAGGGCTCTGGCAGCGTCGCGGCATGACCGCGGTGCTCGTGACGCACGATGTCGAAGAAGCGGTCGCCCTGGCCGATCGTGTGCTCGTGCTCGAAGCCGGCCGGATCGTGCTCGCCGTCGAGGTCCCCTTGCCGCGCCCGCGCCGACGCGACGACGCGCATTTCGGCAGTCTCGTGCAACGCGTGCTCGATCGTGTACTCGATACCGACGAGGCCCCACGCGAACCAAGTTATTACTGTCAGCGCGGCCAATGAGCCACTTTGCAGAACGGCGCTCTCACGCATTCCGGGCTTCCGTTGGGCGCCCTAGGCTCCTTGGCTGCGCGGAGTGGAATAAGAACGGGAAACCTATTGTGTCGCACGCCGAAGCTACTCACATTCACGATTTGTTGCGCAGGCGTTGGAGCCCGCGCGCCTTCGAAGCACACCCGGTCGAGCCGGAGCAGCTCGCCGCGTTGTTCGAGGCCGCCCGCTGGGCTCCCTCGTGCTACAACGAACAGCCCTGGGCGTTCCTGGTTACGAGCCAGCGGCAACACGACGATTTTGCGCGGGCACTCGACACGCTCGTCGAGTTCAACCAGTTGTGGGCTCGACACGCGCCGGTCCTCGCCCTGAGCTTTGCGCGTCTGACGTTTGCTCGGAACGGACAACCGAACAACCATGCCTGGTACGACGTGGGACAGGCCGTAGCGCACCTGACGTTTCAGGCCACGGCGCTCGGTTTGTACGTCCATCAGATGGCCGGCTTCGACGCCAGCAAGGTGCGCCGCAACTTCAGGATCCCGGACGGTTGGGAGCCGGTGACGGCCATCGCCATCGGTTCTATCGGCGACCCGGAGTCGCTCGTCCCCAAGCTGCGCGATCCGGAAATCGCACCTCGCTCACGCAAGCCTCTGGCCGAGGTCGTGTTCTCCGGCGATTGGCAAGCCGATCGTTTGAACATCGTGCGCTGACGTCGCCAGAGGATGTACTGCCGCCAGCAATGCTTCGCCGTGATTCCTGACCAGCACCATTGCTGGCCGCGACGCACGCGGCCAGCAAATAGAATTGCCGCACCGCGCGAGTGTCGTAGCGAACCGTCGACACCCCCCGCCAGTTAGCGTGCCGGTACTCTTGCCGGACGGCGATTCTGTACTCCACGAGCAGATAATTCCGTAAGAACCGGTGGAATCCCGAGAAATTCGCCGTTCGAACTCCTTGCCTCTCCGGCTTCGGCACGGGCCTTGCATTACTTGCCCATGCCTCTCGCACGGCTGACTGCGATGGCCAGTTGCCCGCACGGAACAGATTTCAGGAGTTCAGCATGTCACGTGCGTTTTTCGTTCATCGATCGCGTCCTTCCGCCGTCGTAGGAGCGGGGCGCGCCGTCGAAGTAGTCGGCTCGGGCGCTACCTTGCGGCAGCCGTGGAACCTGCGGTGGTTTGCCTGCGCGTTTGCTCAGTCGCTGGACGAGCAGCGGCAGCTGTGCGAACGCCGGTGATGCCGGCATCGAACACGGCGCCTGCGCGGCGGGTTGATTCTGGAACACACAAGAGGCGGCCATTGTGGCCGAGTTCGACATGCGACTGATCTCTTTGCCCGGCGTCGGAAGCGAACCGGATGGCAACTGGGTCGGACTCTCCTTGCCGCGCCGATTCATCTGCGACCTGTTGGCCTTCGCGCGACTTGTGCCGAGCGTGCCCACTCAGCGCACCATGCAACTGGCCGACGTCATCGCCGCGCGTCGTCGTCAGGATCAGCGCATCAGTTGGTGCGCCATCTTCATCAAGGCCTATGCGATCGTGGCGGCTCGACGCCCGGAGCTGCGCCGCGCTTACATGCCTTGGATCTGGCCCCATCTTTACGAACACCCGGTGAATATTGCCAGCTTCTCGGTCGAACGTGAGTATGGGGGCGAAGAGGCGGTCTTTTTCGGACAGATCCGCCAGCCCGAGTTGTTGAGCCTGCGCGAGATCGATGCGATCATCCGGCGGCACAAGGTGGCCCCGCTCGACGAGATCCCGCAGTTTCGACGGGCCCTGCTGTTGAGCAGCCTGCCGTTGCCGATCCGCCGCCTCGCCTGGTGGTTGGGCCTACGCGTCGACGGCGCACATCGGGCGCATTTTTTTGGCACGTTCGGTATCAGCGTGGTGGCTTCGATCGGGGCCGCGGGCTTGCACCTGCTCTCTCCCCTTTCCACGACGGTCAATTACGGCGCGCTTCGCTGGGACGGCTCGCTCGATGTGCGGCTGACCTACGATCACCGCGTGCTCGATGGGGCAAACGCCGCCCGCGCGATGGCAGAACTCGAAGAAGTCTTGCACGGCGAGATCCTGCAGGAACTGGCGGCCGATCAGCCCGCCTTGTCGCCCGACACGGACCGGCGCCCCGGCCATCGTCTTTCGGTCGCGGCTCCGCAATTCTCTGTCTGCTAGCGATGTCTCGGCGCCGCGCGTGACAAGTGCATTTCAGCGAGAGGGAGATCCCTTATGTCCTTGGCACAACTCGTTCGCTATTCGGTTCGTACCGTGCAACAGGGGCAGGTGGGGCGCTGGCAGCCGCACCGCATTCAACGCCTGCAACGCCGCCGTCTGGCTCAACTCTTGCGCACGGCGATCAACTTATCTCCCTTCTACGCGCGCAAGTACCAGCGGCTCGACCTGTCGAAGACCCCCTTTCGCGAACTGCCCCCCACCAACAAGCGCGAATTGATGGAGAACTTCAACCAGGTGGTGACCGATCCGCAGATCAGTCGCAAGGAAGTCGAACGATATCTGAGCGATCCTGCGAACCTGGGACGCTGGTTCCGAGGGCGGTATGCCGTGTCCCACACTTCGGGAAGTCAGGGGCAACCGCTCTTGATCGTACAAGATCGCCGCGCGCTCGAGATTCTCTTCGCCACGATGGCCGCACGGGGCGATGTCGCGGGGCGCCCGGGACTCGCCGAGGGAGTGCGTCGCCTCCGCGTACCAAAACGTATCGCGGTGGTGGCCGTGCAGCGTGGCTTCTATCCCTCGGGGGCCGCCTTCGAGTTCATGCCCGAGATCGTCGGCCCGTACGTCAACTTGCAGCGCTTTGCCGCCGAACAACCCGATCTCTTCGAGCGATTGAACGATTTTCAGCCCCAGGTGCTCGTCGGGTATGCGAGCGTGCTCGAGGCACTGGCCGCGCGGCGCGACGCGTTGCGGCTCGAACACCTGCGGCAGATCTCGAACTCGAGCGAGCAGCTCTTGTCGAGCGCGCGCGAACGTATTTCGCAAGCATTCGGCGTGCCGGTTTTCGATCACTATGGCATGGGCGAATGCCTGCAACTGGCCGACGCTTGCCCCACCGATGGCGGCGTACACGTCAATGCGGACTGGGCCATCGTCGAAATCGTGGACGATGAATACCGTCCCGTGCCGCCGGGGCAGATAGGTCGCAAGATTCTCGTCACGAACCTGGCCAATCACGTCCAACCGTTTATCCGCTACGAGGTGCCCGATTGCGTGGCATGGGCGACGACGCACTGCCGTTGCGGCAGCCACCTGCCGCGGATCGATCAAATTGAAGGGCGCGCGTCCGAGGTCTTCTGGGTGCAGGATCGCCAGGGACCGCGCATGCTCTCCGGCGCCTTGTTTCACAACGCTGTCGATGCGCTGGGGCTGGCCCGCGAATGGCAGGCAATCCAGCAAGAGACGAACCGTGTCGACATACGGCTCGTGCTCGATGGCGACCTGAGCATCTCCTACCAGGGGCTGCGCCAACTGCTACGTTGCAATCTGCTTCAGATGGGTCTGCCCCCCGAGGTGCAGACCGATGTGACTCTCGTCCCCTCGATTGGCTGCGATCCCCGTACCGGCAAGCGCCGCCGCATGATCAGTCGCGTCGCGCAGGATCCCAAAAAGAAACTCATCGAGCGGGTGGCGCGTGCCACGGAGGGCACGTTGCTGCTCGATAGTCATCACTGAGGCGAATTGCCTGCAAGGCGAGGTAACCTGGTCCCTGCCAGCGGATCGGGACCGTGCAGTCACGCGACACCTCTCAATGCTGGGCAGGCTCGCCCGCGCTCCGTCCTGCCATCCATGCTGCAACACCTTCGTTTCTGTAAGGTGGTTTCGACCGCGAACTCCTTGGTCCACGTCGGCCGAGCAATTATCATGCTCGCGACGTCCAGGCCCTTGTGGCTCACGATTCCTCCAAGACCTTCGCACGCACGGGATCCCATGCGATTCACGGTCACGCTCTTGCTGTGTTCATGGTTCGTTGCTCTTGCCAACACGGCTGGGGCAGCCGACGCAAAACTGGGCATACCGCCAGCCGGCATCGATATTCCTGCCGAGCGGTCCACGGCGCTTCGCGAGCACGTGGAACGACTCCAAAAGCAACTCGACGAGGCGAAGCCGCGGCTGACACCCGCGGCACAGGCCCTTTTGCCCGACGTCGAAATCTTCGTCAAAGCGGTCGACGATGCCCTCCGCGGCGGCGAGTTCTATCACCCGCGCGAATTGGGTTGGGCCGAGGAGCAACTCGAACTGGCCGAAGAACGCCTGCAACAGCTCACGCGGAATGAACATCCCTGGACCGCCGCCCACGGGCTTGTCGTGCGCGGCTTTCGCTCGCAACTCGACGATTCCGTGCAACCCTACGGGCTGGTGATCCCGAGGGATCTCGATCTTTCGCAGCCTGCGCCGTTGTACGTGTGGCTGCATGGCCGTGGCGACCAGACGCTCGACGTGCAATTCATTCATCAGCGCATGACCAGCGCGGGCCAGATCGAACCCGCCGGCGCCATCGTGCTGCATCCCTTTGCACGTTATTGCAACGGCTACAAGTCAGCGGGAGAAGTCGATGTGTTCGAGGCCCTGGAGGCAGTCTGCGCCGCCTACAACATCGATCGAGATCGCCTCGTGCTGTGCGGCTTTTCGATGGGGGGCGCCGGCGTCTGGCATCTCGGCGCCCACTATCCCGACCGCTGGGCGGCCATGAGTCCCGGCGCCGGCTTTGTCGACGTGCGTCGCTATCAACAGCTCACGCCCGACAAGTTTCCACCCTGGTACGAGCAGACGCTGTGGGGCGTGTACGACGTGCCCGATTATGCACGCAATCTGCTCAATCTGCCGCTGGTGGCCTACAGTGGCGAGTTCGATAAACAGAAAGCAGCCGCCGACATCATGGAAGCGGCCTTGAAGGACGAAGGAGTGACGATGACACACATCATCGGCCCCGGCGTAGCGCACAAGTACGAACCGGCGGCGCTGGCCGACGTGCTCGCGCGGTTGAAGCAGTTCGAAGGGCAGGGGCTCGAGCATTTTCCCGCATCGGTGCATTTCCAGACCCGCACGCTGCGCTACCATCGCTGCCATTGGATCGACGTGCGGGGACTCGAGGAACATTGGCGCGACGCGCGCGTCGATGCCACGCGACAGGAAAGCAACCGTATCGAGATCACTACGAAGAATATCACGCGGCTGCGAGTAAACTCCCCGTGGTGGGAAGCACCCAGCTCGAACGTCACGGTCTCGATCGATGACCAGGAGCTGAAAGTCGCCCCGGCAGCCTGTACTGAGGGCGTGCTGCTGGAAAAGACGACCGCAGGCTGGCAACAAGAATCGCGAAACGACGCAGCCAAGGCCGGTCTCGCCAAGTCGCCCGGGCTGCAAGGTCCCCTCGATGATGCGTTGCTGGCTCCTTTCCTCGTGGTGCGCCCCACCGGTCGTGCCGCGCATCCCGCCGTTGATACCTGGGTCGCTGAAGAGTTGTCGCGATTTCGCGAGCGCTGGCGCACGCACTTCCGCGGCGAGGTGCGCGAGATCGACGACCGCGACCTGACCGACGAGCAGATCGCCAAGTACAACCTGATCGTGTGGGGCGATCCCCGTTCGAACTCCGTACTCGCCAGGATCGCCCGCGAGCTACCCATCGCCTGGGACCAGGAATCGATCCGCACGCCCGAGCGAAAGTGGCCCGCCGCATCGCATGCGCTGGCTATGATCTATCCCAATCCTCTTCCGGCGGGACGGGACCGTTACGTGGTGCTCAACAGCGGCATGACCTTCCGCGAAGCGCACGACCGCACCAACTCGTTGCAAAACCCGAAGTTACCCGACTGGGTCGTGTTCGATCTTTCGGAACAGCCCAACAGCGAGTCGGCCGGGCGCGTCGCCGCCGCCGCCTTCTTCGATGAAGAGTGGCAGTACCAGGCGAAGCGCGAGATACCGGGCAGCAACAGTATGCCCTAGAACGCGTGTGCGCGAGTAGTACGTTCTGGGCGCTGTTACCGCCGCCTGTAACCAGCGGCTGCACTCCGAGCAGGCGAATACCGTGCCTGCTCAGGTCAATTCTGCACTTTCCGAGAACCGGTCTACGTTAGCAGGCCAGCAAGAGGTTGCTTGTCCGCCTACGCATGGCGCGCGAGATTCTTGCTTGATCGTTCCGCGAAATCCACTAGAAACAAGTGCTCCTTGGCGTTCCGGTGAACGCTGGCATTCAAATCACCGATTTTCTAGGGATGCTTTGCGTGACGCGGAGTGATGTGCTGATTATCGGGGCCGGGCCATCGGGTTTGTTTGTTGCGGCGGAGTTGGCGCGGCATGGTGTCGAAGCACGCCTCGTCGAACGGGATGTGCGGCTTCATCGTCAGGCACGCGCCACGGCGATTCAACCGGGGACGCTCGAGATTCTCGAATCGGTTGGCGTGTTAGACGCGTTTCTGAACGCCTCCGAACGAATCCATTGCTCTCGCCTGTACGGGCCCGGCATGGTCGAACTGGGCACGCTGAGTCACGCGGGCATGGGGTGCTGCTGCGATTTTGAATGCTGCCTGCCCCAGTACGAGACGCAAAGAGTGCTGGAGAAGCATCTGCATTCGCTCGGCGGGGCCATCGAGCGTGGCGTCACGGCCACCAAGGTCGAGGCCGCCGACGAGCGCCTCGTGGTCGAACTGTCGCACGTCGATGGCCGCGTTGAAACGGTCGAGCCGCGATTTCTCATCGGGGCCGGCGGCGCGCACAGCATCACACGACACTCGATGAACGAACCGCTCGAGGGCCTGACCTATCGCGGAAATTTTCTCGTCGCCGATATCGGCATGGCGGGGCCCTTCCCATGTGGTGAGGCGGGCGTGATCTGCGGTCGCCACGGATTGCTGCTCCTTGCCCCGCTGCCGCACGGACGATGGATCACCTTCCAGGATTTGGAAGAAGAGGTCGAAAGCGTGACCGCCGAAGAGGTCGTCTCGCGTGTCGAGCGACGGCTCGATGGGAATTATCGCCCGACCGATGTGTCGTGGTTCACGCCCTTCCGCATGCACCGGCGCATCGTGTCGCGATTGTCGGACGGGCGACGCTTTTTGATCGGCGACGCGGCGCACCTTTCCAGTCCCTTCGGCGGCGAGGGACTGAACGCGGGCCTGCATGATGCCCACGACCTGGCGTGGAAGCTCGCGCTCGTGATCCGTGGACTCGCGCGTCCGACGCTGCTCGAGGCATACACCACCGAGCGGCATCTCGCCGATCGGCACGTGCTCGACGTTTCGGACGAGGTGCATGGCTCGATCATGGAGGTGGCAAATGCCACGCGCGAGGGACGCGCCGTGCAGGCGGCCGAAGTGGATCCGATCGCAGCGGCACTTGCCAGAAATGCCCGCTCGATGATCGACGTCGACTACGCCGGCAGTCCGCTCGTGGTCGATCACGCTCGGCATGGCTCGATCAATGAGGTGTCGCGCCCAGGACGCTGGTATCGCGATCGCCAGCAGTTTCGTGGCACGTCGCACCACGTGCTTCTCTTCGGCGAGTTGGGCGATGACGCCGCCGCACTCGAGCGATTGATCAAGCGTTGGTCGCGACACGTGCGGGTGTCACACAATCCACACGTCGATCCCGCACGCGCCGGCGTGGCGAGAGAGGGAGTCGTGCTGATTCGTCCCGACGGACACATCGGGTTTCGCTTCGCGGCGGTGATCGGAGAGGCGTTCGCGTCGCTCGATCAACACCTCGAATCTTACTTGATCGCCAACCGCTGATTATCGCGAGCGTGAGCGATTCCGCTTCTCGAAAGGACCTGTTTCACGGACGAACTGTTCCGCGAGGTCCTGGCATTTCCATGAAGAAGTTCGGACGCACGGCAGATTTACTTCCCCACGGGCTCCATTCCGCGGCTCTTCTCATAGGCCGTGATGTCGGCCTCGTGCTCCAGCGTCAGGCCGATGTCGTCGAGGCCATTCAGCAGGCAGTGTTTGCGGAAATTGTCGACGTCGAAGCTCAGCTCGAGGCCATGTTCGTCGGTGATGGTCTGTGACTCGAGGTCAATCTTGAGACGGTAGCCCTTGTGCTGCCTGGCACGTTGGAAGAGTTCTTCGACCTGTTCGTCCGAAAGACGGATCGGCAGCATGCCGTTCTTGAAGCAGTTGTTGTAGAAGATGTCGGCAAAGCTGGGGGCGATAATCACGCGGAAACCGTAGTCGTCGAGCGCCCAGGGGGCGTGCTCGCGGCTCGAGCCGCAGCCAAAGTTGCGCCGCGCGAGCAGCACGCTGGCCCCCTGGTGCTGTGGAAAGTTCAGCTCGAACTCGGCGTTGTCGCGACCGTCGTCGTGGAAGCGCCAGTCGAAGAAGAGAAACTGGCCGAACCCAGTCCGCTCGATCCGCTTGAGGAACTGCTTGGGGATGATCTGATCGGTATCGACGTTCGGTCGATCCATCGGCAGGACCAGACCTTCATGAACAGTAAAGGCACGCATGACAAAGCTCCGCAGATTCGGCCATCGATGGATTCGGAATTCAGGATTAATGCTTACGACTGATAGTCCCACTGACGGATATCGACGAAGCGACCCGTGCAGGCGGCGGCGGCGGCCATGGCGGGCGAGACCAGGTGCGTGCGGCCCCCCTTGCCCTGGCGGCCTTCGAAGTTGCGGTTGCTGGTCGAGGCACAGCGTTGGCCGGGCGTCAGGATGTCGGGATTCATGCCCAGACACATGCTGCAGCCTGCCTCGCGCCACTCGAAGCCCGCTTCGCGGAAGATGCGATCGAGCCCCTCCGCTTCGGCCTGACGCTTCACCTGACCGCTGCCTGGTACGACCATGGCGCTAACGCGGTCCGAAACGCGGTGTCCGCGGGCGACGGCGGCGGCGGCCCGCAGGTCCTCGATGCGGCCGTTCGTACACGAGCCGATGAAGACGCGGTCGATGGCAATCTCCACGAGCGGCGTACCCGGCTCGAGGGCCATGTAGTCGAGCGCGCTGGCCGCGGCCTTGCGCGCGTTGTCGTCGGCAAACTCCTGCGGGTCGGGAATGCGGCTGTCGACGGGAATCACCTGTCCCGGGTTCGTTCCCCAGGTGACTTGCGGGGCGACGTTCGCCCCCTGGTAGATCTCGACGCGGTCGTACTTCGCTCCCGGATCGGAGGGCAACTCGCGCCAGCGGGCCACGGCAGCGTCGTAATCCTGGGGAGCGAACTCGCGGCCGCGCAGGTAATCGAACGTGTGCTGATCGGGGGCGATCATGCCGGCGCGGGCACCGGCCTCGATCGACATGTTGCAGACCGTCATCCGCTGCTCCATGCCGAAGCCGCGAATCACCTCGCCCGTGTATTCGATGGCGTACCCGGTGCCACCGTCAGTGGTGATCTGGCCGATGATGTACAGGATGAGGTCCTTGGCGGTGACGCCGGGGCCGAGGCGGCCGTCGACGCGGATCTCGAACGTCTTGGGCTTCGATTGCAACAGCGTCTGCGTGGCCAGCACGTGCTCGACCTCGCTCGTGCCGATGCCGA is a window from the Pirellulales bacterium genome containing:
- the ssuD gene encoding FMNH2-dependent alkanesulfonate monooxygenase, giving the protein MEVFWFIPTHGDGSYLGSAVGGRRTDHAYLAQIAQAIDHLGFQGALLPTGRSCEDAWVVASSLLPLTKRMKFLVAIRPGLMSPGVAARMAATFDRLSAGRLAVNIVTGGDPAEAAGDGLHLSHDERYALTDEFLSAWRQLSSGETTNFKGAYLDIRDGHLLFGPVQRPYPPLYFGGSSEPALRVAARHVDVYLTWGEPLELVAEKIARVRELAEEENRTLRFGIRLHVIVRETNDEAWAAADRLISQLDDETIARAQQTLGQHDSVGQRRMRELHGGRRDSLTIAPNLWAGVGLVRGGAGTALVGDPDSIAERMQEYASLGIDTFILSGYPHLEEAYRVAELLFPKLRLDQRPAVAHASRDTAVGEIVGHRAFPKVPQAAS
- the ssuC gene encoding aliphatic sulfonate ABC transporter permease SsuC — protein: MARVAPVRRPWTALTPWVVPLVLLLVWQAAASAGWLSTRILPAPLDVAKAAWRLAVNGELWRNIAVSFRRAGLGFLIGGSVGFALGIANGMFVWSERFLDSSLQMVRTIPHLALVPLVILWFGIGEQAKLFLVSVGVLFPIYLNTFHGIRSVDPGLIEMGRLYGLGWWSLFRQIILPGALPSILVGVRYALGIMWLTLIVAETISASEGIGYMAMNAREFLRTDVVVLSIVLYALLGKLADSAARHLERRWLAWHPNYARPQATTLSAREQAA
- a CDS encoding ATP-binding cassette domain-containing protein, translating into MSVVATKHPIVSPHAQASTLRLQRLSKSFGDRQVLPVLDLQVAPGEFVAIVGRSGSGKSTLLRLLAGLEAPTGGAIEIDGTPLVGLNRAARMMFQDARLLPWMTVLENVGIERQPEWRQQAEHVLSLVGLAGREGDWPATLSGGQRQRVALARALVSRPRLLLLDEPLGSVDALTRLEMQQLIEGLWQRRGMTAVLVTHDVEEAVALADRVLVLEAGRIVLAVEVPLPRPRRRDDAHFGSLVQRVLDRVLDTDEAPREPSYYCQRGQ
- a CDS encoding nitroreductase family protein encodes the protein MSHFAERRSHAFRASVGRPRLLGCAEWNKNGKPIVSHAEATHIHDLLRRRWSPRAFEAHPVEPEQLAALFEAARWAPSCYNEQPWAFLVTSQRQHDDFARALDTLVEFNQLWARHAPVLALSFARLTFARNGQPNNHAWYDVGQAVAHLTFQATALGLYVHQMAGFDASKVRRNFRIPDGWEPVTAIAIGSIGDPESLVPKLRDPEIAPRSRKPLAEVVFSGDWQADRLNIVR
- a CDS encoding phenylacetate--CoA ligase family protein, with the translated sequence MSLAQLVRYSVRTVQQGQVGRWQPHRIQRLQRRRLAQLLRTAINLSPFYARKYQRLDLSKTPFRELPPTNKRELMENFNQVVTDPQISRKEVERYLSDPANLGRWFRGRYAVSHTSGSQGQPLLIVQDRRALEILFATMAARGDVAGRPGLAEGVRRLRVPKRIAVVAVQRGFYPSGAAFEFMPEIVGPYVNLQRFAAEQPDLFERLNDFQPQVLVGYASVLEALAARRDALRLEHLRQISNSSEQLLSSARERISQAFGVPVFDHYGMGECLQLADACPTDGGVHVNADWAIVEIVDDEYRPVPPGQIGRKILVTNLANHVQPFIRYEVPDCVAWATTHCRCGSHLPRIDQIEGRASEVFWVQDRQGPRMLSGALFHNAVDALGLAREWQAIQQETNRVDIRLVLDGDLSISYQGLRQLLRCNLLQMGLPPEVQTDVTLVPSIGCDPRTGKRRRMISRVAQDPKKKLIERVARATEGTLLLDSHH
- a CDS encoding prolyl oligopeptidase family serine peptidase, coding for MERLQKQLDEAKPRLTPAAQALLPDVEIFVKAVDDALRGGEFYHPRELGWAEEQLELAEERLQQLTRNEHPWTAAHGLVVRGFRSQLDDSVQPYGLVIPRDLDLSQPAPLYVWLHGRGDQTLDVQFIHQRMTSAGQIEPAGAIVLHPFARYCNGYKSAGEVDVFEALEAVCAAYNIDRDRLVLCGFSMGGAGVWHLGAHYPDRWAAMSPGAGFVDVRRYQQLTPDKFPPWYEQTLWGVYDVPDYARNLLNLPLVAYSGEFDKQKAAADIMEAALKDEGVTMTHIIGPGVAHKYEPAALADVLARLKQFEGQGLEHFPASVHFQTRTLRYHRCHWIDVRGLEEHWRDARVDATRQESNRIEITTKNITRLRVNSPWWEAPSSNVTVSIDDQELKVAPAACTEGVLLEKTTAGWQQESRNDAAKAGLAKSPGLQGPLDDALLAPFLVVRPTGRAAHPAVDTWVAEELSRFRERWRTHFRGEVREIDDRDLTDEQIAKYNLIVWGDPRSNSVLARIARELPIAWDQESIRTPERKWPAASHALAMIYPNPLPAGRDRYVVLNSGMTFREAHDRTNSLQNPKLPDWVVFDLSEQPNSESAGRVAAAAFFDEEWQYQAKREIPGSNSMP
- a CDS encoding FAD-dependent monooxygenase — translated: MTRSDVLIIGAGPSGLFVAAELARHGVEARLVERDVRLHRQARATAIQPGTLEILESVGVLDAFLNASERIHCSRLYGPGMVELGTLSHAGMGCCCDFECCLPQYETQRVLEKHLHSLGGAIERGVTATKVEAADERLVVELSHVDGRVETVEPRFLIGAGGAHSITRHSMNEPLEGLTYRGNFLVADIGMAGPFPCGEAGVICGRHGLLLLAPLPHGRWITFQDLEEEVESVTAEEVVSRVERRLDGNYRPTDVSWFTPFRMHRRIVSRLSDGRRFLIGDAAHLSSPFGGEGLNAGLHDAHDLAWKLALVIRGLARPTLLEAYTTERHLADRHVLDVSDEVHGSIMEVANATREGRAVQAAEVDPIAAALARNARSMIDVDYAGSPLVVDHARHGSINEVSRPGRWYRDRQQFRGTSHHVLLFGELGDDAAALERLIKRWSRHVRVSHNPHVDPARAGVAREGVVLIRPDGHIGFRFAAVIGEAFASLDQHLESYLIANR
- the leuD gene encoding 3-isopropylmalate dehydratase small subunit — protein: MRAFTVHEGLVLPMDRPNVDTDQIIPKQFLKRIERTGFGQFLFFDWRFHDDGRDNAEFELNFPQHQGASVLLARRNFGCGSSREHAPWALDDYGFRVIIAPSFADIFYNNCFKNGMLPIRLSDEQVEELFQRARQHKGYRLKIDLESQTITDEHGLELSFDVDNFRKHCLLNGLDDIGLTLEHEADITAYEKSRGMEPVGK